The sequence below is a genomic window from Pleurocapsa sp. PCC 7327.
CGCTAACTAGCGTAGTTCTTCCTACTGGCAAACCCCCATGACTGATTTCATCAAATCCTTCGATCATTGTCCGAATTTTTCGGACTCCTTTTGGGGCTAATTCATAAGCTTGTTGTCCGTTTGGAGTCGGTTGATTCATCTTGTTTTTATGAAAAAAATTTTGCTCTTTGTCTACCTGTTTATAAAACTTCTATTATTTAAAAGTTTATATTATTTAAAAATTTAACGTTCCTCACTCTCATAACCCTCAAACTTTTAATTTATTTTTCTAAATCTTTCTCTTCTCTCTCTCTAATTTCTTCATAAAGAAGATCTAAACCGATTAAAACTTTTTCTCGGTCGGAAAGATCGCCAATAATTTTACGAACGGGAGGTGGTAAAATTTTGGCTAGCGTTGGGGTAGCTAAGATTTTATCTTCTTCTGCCAGTTGAGGATTTTTCAGTACGTCGATAACTTTTAGAGCATAAACTCCTTGAAATTCCTGTTCGAGAATATTTTTAAGCGTCTTTAGCGCCCGAACCGAGTTGGGCGTATTTCCAGCCACATAAAGTTTTAAAACATAAGTTTTTCTCAAATTACTCATAAGTGAATAGATGTTGGGTTTAAGAACTAGACAATAGAACAAATTTTAATCTTTTTAACAATTGAATAAAATCGCTTATTTAATCCATTCGATATAATAGCTCAAAAGGAATATCTTCTCTAGGGATCGAACGCCGATACATCTCTGCCAAATGAGCGAGAATGTCAATTAAAACCAGTCGATAATCCAGTAAGATTTCTTCGCTTCTTCCTTCTAATTTGAGTTGTTGAGAAAATTCATCCATTAACTCCATGTGGATTTCTAAAATTTGAGAGGCAGAAATATCTGCAAAAAAAGCACTATCGACAAAGCGATCGATCGCTGAATTGACTTCGGAATCCTGCTCGAAGTAATTGAGAATGATTTCGCGATATTGAGAGCTTAACTGTTCCAGAAGCTCTTTTTTGTCTTCTTGGGATAAATTTCGATAAAAATACTGCGAATTTCTTTTATAGTACACGCCCAGATATCCCAGTCGCTCCTTGAGCTTTTCTGCC
It includes:
- the kaiB gene encoding circadian clock protein KaiB, which encodes MSNLRKTYVLKLYVAGNTPNSVRALKTLKNILEQEFQGVYALKVIDVLKNPQLAEEDKILATPTLAKILPPPVRKIIGDLSDREKVLIGLDLLYEEIREREEKDLEK